The following coding sequences lie in one Arachis stenosperma cultivar V10309 chromosome 5, arast.V10309.gnm1.PFL2, whole genome shotgun sequence genomic window:
- the LOC130981707 gene encoding thiamine thiazole synthase 2, chloroplastic-like → MAAMATTTALSSNLIKASAFHGTPVATSRVTPIKSQQQHSQTISMSMATPPYDLQSFKFQPIKESIVAREMTRRYMTDMITYADTDVIVVGAGSAGLSCAYELSKNPSIRVAIIEQSVSPGGGAWLGGQLFSAMVVRKPAHRFLDELEVAYDEQEDYVVIKHAALFTSTIMSKLLARPNVKLFNAVAAEDLIVKGGRVGGVVTNWALVSMNHDTQSCMDPNVMEAKVVVSSCGHDGPFGATGVKRLKSIGMIDSVPGMKALDMNTAEDAIVRLTREIVPGMIVTGMEVAEIDGAPRMGPTFGAMMISGQKAAHLALKALGKSNAIDGTCGLEIEEPQFVLASADTEDIVDA, encoded by the exons ATGGCAGCCATGGCCACCACCACCGCCCTCTCCTCAAACCTCATCAAGGCCTCCGCCTTCCACGGCACACCGGTCGCCACTTCCAGAGTCACTCCCATCAAATCCCAACAGCAGCACAGCCAAACAATCTCCATGTCCATGGCCACACCCCCTTACGACCTCCAATCCTTCAAGTTCCAACCCATCAAGGAGTCCATCGTCGCACGCGAGATGACCCGCCGCTACATGACAGACATGATCACGTACGCAGACACCGACGTCATCGTGGTTGGTGCCGGCTCCGCTGGCCTCTCCTGTGCGTACGAGCTCAGCAAGAACCCCTCCATCCGCGTCGCCATCATCGAGCAATCCGTCAGCCCCGGCGGTGGGGCATGGCTCGGCGGCCAGCTCTTCTCCGCCATGGTGGTTCGCAAGCCTGCCCACCGCTTCCTGGACGAGTTGGAGGTGGCATACGACGAGCAAGAGGACTACGTTGTCATAAAGCACGCGGCGCTGTTCACTTCCACCATCATGAGCAAGCTGCTGGCGAGGCCCAACGTGAAGCTGTTCAACGCCGTGGCGGCAGAGGATCTGATTGTGAAAGGAGGGAGAGTTGGTGGAGTTGTCACAAACTGGGCTCTGGTGTCGATGAACCATGACACACAGTCGTGCATGGACCCGAACGTGATGGAGGCAAAGGTTGTGGTGAGCTCGTGCGGGCACGACGGGCCTTTCGGCGCCACCGGGGTTAAGAGGCTGAAGAGCATCGGCATGATTGACAGCGTGCCCGGAATGAAGGCCCTTGACATGAACACCGCAGAGGATGCCATTGTTAGGCTCACCAGGGAGATTGTGCCTGGCATGATTGTCACCGGCATGGAAGTTGCTGAGATTGATGGTGCCCCCAGAATG GGTCCAACATTCGGAGCAATGATGATATCAGGGCAGAAGGCAGCTCATTTGGCGTTGAAAGCATTGGGAAAGAGCAATGCCATCGATGGGACTTGTGGACTTGAAATTGAAGAACCCCAATTTGTTTTGGCCTCTGCTGATACTGAGGACATTGTTGATGCCTGA